A stretch of Paludisphaera borealis DNA encodes these proteins:
- a CDS encoding DUF262 domain-containing protein: protein MQATETKLRKLVEGTQQYVVPLFQRPYSWSEKQWKTLWTDILEKSRHEDGRPHFFGSIVTTPAKSVPQGVGKYLLIDGQQRITTIQVLLAAVRDLAGRSGNTTLHDRIDGQYLTNQYEQGEERLKVLPTQADRAAFGAIIRQEEGPKTALFACYQFFVSRLDRLDRDQLEAIHKAVVDGFSLVSIVCDEHDNPHLIFESLNAKGEKLTPADLIRNFLLMRVHVGEQERLFKTYWLPIQEALDGDLTEFVRHYLMKEGKILKEADVYFELKDRLAHSSPVQAESFLKDLHRHGLYYASFLNAKREADDDLARKLDRIRRLKVTVAYPFLLRVFDAYNAESLSRDQLFQTLDLLEAFVVRRAICNLPTNQLRRMLPPVFDAAGGAGPAFIDGLRRELSGKRCPDDEAFAASLASEPLYSSADKIVRLRLILERLEQSFDHKEPVRMAGATIEHVLPQEMTSEWKLELGDDAASQSNQLLHTLGNLTLTGYNAELSNKPYSVKRGELLKSHFDLNLYFAEIERWTPDAIRARGRSLAARALRIWEDVGRSTAPGDLKPPANRRPVKVRFRGVEQPVTNWKDAFVKLLTQFEAASPGLLNRLATEETLNSVLAVDEAEFQRSKARIGLIYVNTHASASQLQKWCRKIAEKGRFDPTEFEFVM from the coding sequence ATGCAGGCTACCGAGACGAAGCTACGCAAGTTGGTCGAGGGAACTCAGCAATACGTCGTTCCACTCTTCCAACGTCCATACAGTTGGTCCGAGAAGCAGTGGAAAACGCTCTGGACGGACATTCTCGAGAAGTCGCGGCACGAGGACGGCCGTCCCCACTTCTTCGGTTCGATCGTGACCACGCCGGCGAAGTCGGTGCCCCAGGGCGTTGGTAAATACCTCTTGATCGATGGGCAACAACGGATCACGACCATTCAAGTTCTGCTTGCGGCCGTTCGTGATCTGGCGGGGCGATCGGGGAACACGACGCTACACGACCGGATCGACGGCCAGTATCTGACGAACCAGTATGAGCAGGGGGAGGAACGCTTGAAGGTTCTTCCCACGCAGGCCGATCGTGCGGCCTTCGGTGCGATCATCCGGCAAGAAGAAGGTCCGAAAACCGCCCTGTTCGCTTGCTACCAATTCTTCGTTTCACGGCTCGATCGCCTGGATCGCGATCAACTCGAAGCCATCCATAAGGCGGTCGTGGACGGCTTCTCGCTCGTCAGCATCGTCTGCGACGAGCATGACAATCCGCACCTCATCTTCGAGAGCCTCAACGCCAAGGGAGAGAAGCTGACTCCCGCCGACCTGATACGCAACTTCCTGCTGATGCGGGTTCACGTCGGCGAGCAGGAACGCCTCTTCAAGACGTACTGGCTGCCGATTCAGGAGGCGCTCGACGGCGATCTGACGGAATTCGTGCGCCACTATCTCATGAAGGAGGGGAAGATCCTCAAGGAGGCGGACGTCTACTTCGAGCTCAAGGATCGGTTGGCGCATTCGTCCCCCGTCCAGGCCGAATCGTTCTTGAAGGACTTGCATCGCCACGGGCTGTACTACGCGAGCTTCCTCAATGCAAAGCGAGAAGCCGACGACGACCTGGCGCGGAAGCTCGATCGTATCCGCCGGTTGAAGGTCACGGTGGCCTACCCGTTCCTGCTCCGCGTTTTCGACGCCTACAACGCCGAGTCGCTCAGTCGAGACCAGCTCTTCCAGACTCTCGATCTCCTTGAAGCATTCGTTGTTCGTCGCGCGATCTGCAATCTGCCCACTAACCAATTGCGGCGGATGCTGCCCCCTGTCTTCGATGCGGCGGGCGGTGCCGGCCCGGCGTTCATCGACGGGCTCCGACGAGAACTCAGCGGGAAGCGCTGTCCCGACGATGAAGCTTTCGCCGCGTCGCTCGCGTCGGAACCGCTCTATTCGAGCGCGGATAAGATCGTGCGACTTCGGCTCATCCTGGAGCGGTTGGAACAGTCTTTCGATCACAAGGAGCCGGTCCGGATGGCGGGAGCGACGATCGAACACGTCTTGCCGCAGGAGATGACCTCAGAGTGGAAACTTGAGCTCGGCGACGACGCGGCGAGCCAATCGAATCAACTATTGCACACGCTCGGGAACCTCACACTGACGGGTTACAACGCCGAGTTGTCGAACAAGCCGTACAGCGTCAAGCGGGGCGAGCTTCTCAAGAGTCACTTCGACCTGAATCTCTACTTCGCCGAGATCGAGCGATGGACCCCTGACGCCATCCGCGCCCGGGGGCGTTCGCTCGCAGCCCGTGCGCTCCGGATCTGGGAAGACGTCGGCCGATCAACGGCTCCTGGCGATCTCAAGCCGCCGGCGAACCGTCGACCCGTGAAGGTTCGGTTTCGAGGCGTCGAGCAACCCGTCACCAACTGGAAGGACGCCTTCGTCAAGCTGTTGACCCAGTTCGAGGCGGCAAGCCCGGGCCTCCTGAACCGGCTTGCCACGGAGGAGACACTGAACTCCGTGCTCGCGGTTGACGAAGCTGAGTTCCAACGATCGAAGGCACGGATCGGGCTGATCTACGTCAATACGCATGCCAGCGCGTCGCAGTTGCAGAAATGGTGTCGAAAAATCGCGGAGAAAGGGCGGTTCGACCCCACGGAATTCGAGTTCGTCATGTAG
- the uvrA gene encoding excinuclease ABC subunit UvrA: MSSAADAEPSAAIAIRGARVHNLRNVDLDVPRHRLVVLTGVSGSGKSSLAFDTIFAEGQRRYIECLSSYARQFLDQLERPDVDQIDGLPPTVAIDQRAGQSSPRSTVGTLTEINDYLRLMYSRLGAPHCPNCGLPIHSQTPEQMAATVMAFPPGRRLMVLAPLVRAKKGAHAEVFQAIRRAGLIRARVDGEVVEVADEPPKLAKTKNHSIDAVVDRLVIREGIGPRLAESLNMALKLSEGLVTITAEVDGAWQDHLLSIHLACPGCGTSLPTLEPRAFSFNSPQGACPTCEGLGIVPDGSIEGEGDDDEIPCPDCQGSRLRPETRSVRIDGRSIDQVFDMAIDEASGFFERLRFAEADQAVATPLLREIQGRISFMSNVGLGYLALGRGSRTLSGGELQRVRLATQLGSGLVGVCYVLDEPTTGLHPRDTGRLLAGLRDLEAQGNSVLVVEHDEAVIRAADWIVDIGPGAGPDGGTIVDSGTPDHIASSSVSITGRYLRGDVPTTRRQTERLGQTPGWITIRGASVHNLKGDEARIPLGTLTCVTGVSGSGKSTLVHDVLARGFRRRDRPSARELPGLGQIEGWEPLTALIEVDQSPIGRTPRSTPATFTGVFDQIRRVFATTREARMRGYGAPRFSFNVKGGHCETCEGQGRRRIPMQFLPDLFVVCEECQGKRFNRQTLEVLFKDKSIGDVLNLRVDEARAFFDAQPRVLPGLIALHDVGLGYLTLGQSSTTLSGGEAQRVKLAAQLGRPTFGKNLYILDEPTTGLHFADIDRLLAILHRLADQGETLVVIEHNLDVIATADWVIDLGPDAGGNGGRIVAMGPPDAIAKSPESLTGRYLNDRPPK, from the coding sequence ATGTCGAGCGCGGCTGACGCGGAGCCTTCGGCGGCGATCGCGATTCGAGGGGCGCGGGTGCATAACCTCCGCAACGTCGACCTCGACGTCCCCCGCCATCGGCTGGTCGTGCTGACCGGGGTGAGCGGGTCGGGGAAGAGTTCCTTGGCCTTCGACACGATCTTCGCCGAGGGCCAGCGGCGGTACATCGAGTGCCTTTCGAGCTACGCCCGGCAGTTCCTCGACCAGCTCGAACGCCCCGACGTCGACCAGATCGACGGCCTGCCGCCGACGGTCGCGATCGACCAGCGGGCCGGTCAGTCCAGTCCCAGGAGCACGGTCGGGACCCTGACCGAGATCAACGACTACCTCCGCCTGATGTATTCTCGGCTCGGGGCCCCGCACTGTCCCAACTGCGGCCTGCCGATCCACAGCCAGACGCCCGAGCAGATGGCGGCGACCGTGATGGCCTTCCCGCCGGGCCGCCGGCTGATGGTCCTGGCCCCACTGGTCCGGGCGAAAAAAGGGGCGCATGCCGAGGTCTTCCAGGCGATCCGCCGGGCGGGGCTGATCCGGGCGCGGGTGGACGGGGAGGTGGTCGAGGTCGCCGACGAGCCTCCCAAGCTGGCCAAGACCAAGAACCATTCGATCGACGCCGTGGTCGACCGGCTGGTGATCCGCGAGGGGATCGGCCCCCGGCTCGCCGAGAGCCTCAACATGGCGCTCAAGCTCTCCGAGGGGCTCGTGACGATCACCGCCGAGGTCGACGGCGCATGGCAAGACCACTTGCTGAGCATCCACCTCGCCTGCCCCGGCTGCGGGACCAGCCTGCCGACGCTCGAACCGCGGGCGTTCAGCTTCAACAGCCCCCAGGGGGCCTGCCCGACGTGCGAGGGCCTGGGGATCGTCCCGGACGGATCGATCGAGGGCGAAGGGGACGACGATGAGATCCCCTGCCCCGACTGCCAGGGCTCGCGACTGCGGCCCGAAACCCGCTCGGTGCGGATCGACGGCCGATCGATCGACCAGGTCTTCGACATGGCGATCGACGAGGCGAGCGGGTTCTTCGAGCGCCTCAGGTTCGCCGAGGCCGACCAGGCCGTCGCCACGCCTTTGCTGCGGGAAATCCAGGGCCGGATAAGCTTTATGTCCAACGTCGGGCTCGGTTACCTGGCGCTCGGCCGGGGCTCGCGGACTCTTTCCGGCGGCGAGCTTCAGCGAGTCCGGCTGGCGACCCAGCTCGGCTCGGGCCTCGTGGGGGTCTGCTACGTGCTCGACGAACCGACCACCGGCCTGCACCCGCGCGACACCGGCCGGTTGCTCGCCGGCCTCCGTGACCTGGAGGCCCAAGGCAACAGCGTGCTGGTCGTCGAGCACGACGAGGCCGTGATCCGGGCCGCCGACTGGATCGTCGACATCGGCCCCGGCGCCGGCCCCGACGGCGGGACGATCGTCGACTCCGGAACTCCTGATCACATAGCGAGTTCAAGCGTTTCGATCACCGGCCGCTATCTCCGTGGAGACGTCCCGACGACCCGACGCCAGACCGAGCGGCTCGGCCAGACGCCCGGGTGGATCACGATCCGGGGGGCGAGCGTCCATAACCTGAAGGGGGACGAGGCCCGCATCCCCCTGGGGACGCTGACCTGCGTGACGGGCGTGAGCGGGTCGGGCAAGAGCACCCTGGTCCACGACGTGCTGGCCCGGGGCTTCCGCCGCCGCGACCGGCCCTCGGCCCGCGAGCTGCCGGGGCTGGGCCAAATCGAAGGCTGGGAGCCGCTGACGGCCTTGATCGAGGTCGACCAGTCCCCCATCGGCCGAACTCCCCGGTCGACCCCCGCGACGTTCACCGGGGTGTTCGACCAGATCCGCCGCGTCTTCGCGACCACCCGCGAGGCCCGGATGCGAGGCTACGGCGCCCCCCGGTTCAGCTTCAACGTAAAAGGTGGCCACTGTGAGACTTGCGAGGGCCAGGGGCGTCGCCGCATCCCCATGCAGTTCCTGCCCGACCTGTTCGTCGTCTGCGAGGAGTGCCAGGGCAAGCGGTTCAACCGCCAGACGCTGGAGGTCCTGTTCAAGGACAAGTCGATCGGCGACGTTCTGAACCTCCGAGTCGACGAGGCCCGGGCGTTCTTCGACGCCCAGCCGCGCGTGCTCCCCGGGCTGATCGCCCTCCACGACGTCGGCCTTGGCTACCTGACGCTCGGCCAGTCGAGCACGACCCTCTCGGGAGGCGAAGCCCAGCGCGTGAAGCTGGCCGCCCAGCTCGGCCGGCCGACATTCGGCAAGAACCTGTACATCCTCGACGAGCCGACGACGGGCCTCCATTTCGCCGACATCGACCGGCTGCTCGCCATCCTCCACCGCCTGGCCGACCAGGGCGAAACCCTCGTCGTCATCGAGCACAACCTCGACGTCATCGCCACCGCCGACTGGGTGATCGACCTCGGACCCGACGCCGGCGGCAACGGTGGCCGGATCGTCGCCATGGGACCGCCCGACGCGATCGCGAAATCCCCCGAAAGCCTGACCGGAAGGTACCTCAACGATCGACCGCCTAAGTAA
- a CDS encoding di-heme oxidoredictase family protein, with protein MKFWRPGEASPSGGDGVGPLFNEQSCVGCHNMGGTGGAGDQSKNVTILTAIPGASVVGNHRSIFQGELEELHPSFRNRTSIVLHLHSTSETEEKRLAEIRDYAFVQTRDDLFALVQSRRNTPALFGAGRIDAIRDKELLAAEARKFPAFPEIKGRVSRLRDGRIGKFGWKGQTASLEDFVMAACANELGLEVRGRHQPSLLPAKDFDPKKISLDLSDDECALMSRFVANLSAPVVRPVGDASQGLAVFEAIGCATCHAPNMGSVHGLYSDLLLHDLGDRFRASGGYGGPSSEIVDNSSKTKDAPTPSGEAGPTEWRTTPLWGVADSAPYLHDGRASTLDEAVVLHGGEAEPSSKRYTSLSFVDRQAVLAFLHSQVAPPDPGRPVDRTVRNARGKRR; from the coding sequence GTGAAGTTCTGGAGGCCCGGAGAGGCGTCCCCAAGCGGCGGCGACGGCGTCGGGCCGCTCTTCAACGAGCAGTCGTGCGTCGGCTGCCACAACATGGGAGGGACGGGGGGCGCGGGTGATCAGTCGAAAAACGTCACCATCCTCACGGCGATCCCCGGCGCTTCGGTCGTGGGGAACCACCGCTCGATCTTCCAGGGCGAACTCGAAGAGCTCCACCCCAGCTTCCGAAACCGGACCAGTATCGTCCTGCACCTGCATTCCACCTCGGAGACCGAGGAAAAACGTCTCGCCGAGATCCGCGATTACGCGTTCGTTCAGACGCGCGACGACCTGTTCGCACTCGTCCAGTCGCGGCGCAACACGCCGGCTCTCTTCGGCGCGGGGAGGATCGACGCGATCCGGGACAAGGAGTTGCTCGCGGCCGAGGCCCGTAAGTTCCCCGCCTTCCCCGAGATCAAGGGGCGCGTCAGTCGACTTCGCGACGGGCGGATCGGCAAGTTCGGCTGGAAAGGCCAGACGGCGAGCCTCGAAGACTTCGTCATGGCCGCCTGTGCGAACGAACTCGGCCTGGAGGTCCGTGGCCGCCATCAGCCGAGCCTGCTGCCGGCCAAGGATTTCGACCCGAAGAAAATCTCCCTCGACCTGAGCGACGACGAGTGCGCGCTGATGAGCCGCTTCGTTGCGAATCTATCCGCCCCCGTCGTCCGCCCCGTCGGCGACGCGAGCCAGGGTCTCGCGGTCTTCGAGGCCATCGGCTGCGCGACCTGTCACGCCCCGAACATGGGAAGCGTCCACGGGCTGTACAGCGACCTCTTGCTCCACGACCTCGGCGACCGCTTCCGCGCCTCCGGAGGTTACGGCGGCCCATCATCGGAGATCGTCGACAACTCTTCCAAAACCAAGGACGCCCCGACGCCCTCGGGCGAAGCCGGCCCCACCGAATGGCGGACGACCCCGTTGTGGGGCGTCGCCGATTCCGCCCCTTACCTCCACGACGGCCGCGCCTCGACCCTCGACGAAGCCGTCGTCCTCCACGGCGGCGAAGCCGAGCCGAGTTCGAAGCGCTACACCTCGCTCTCGTTCGTCGACCGCCAGGCCGTTCTCGCCTTCCTCCACTCTCAAGTCGCCCCGCCGGATCCAGGACGACCCGTCGATCGGACCGTCCGAAACGCGCGCGGCAAGCGAAGATGA
- a CDS encoding NIPSNAP family protein: MLRSPTAVLFLFALGLLAIAGVQGRATTDEKGSQHVFELRTYYTHDGKLVDLHKRFRDHTCALLEKHGAKLIGFWTPQDEKEGKTSKLIYLVSFPSREAAVKTWKEFGQDPAWQKAKAESEKNGPIVQKVDSVFLDPTDYSAIK; this comes from the coding sequence ATGCTTCGATCACCGACCGCCGTCCTGTTCCTGTTCGCCTTGGGCCTGCTCGCGATCGCTGGCGTCCAGGGTCGAGCGACGACCGACGAGAAGGGGTCGCAGCACGTCTTCGAGCTGCGCACCTACTACACGCACGACGGGAAGCTCGTCGACCTGCATAAGCGGTTCCGGGATCACACGTGCGCCTTGCTTGAAAAGCACGGCGCGAAGTTGATCGGCTTCTGGACCCCGCAGGATGAGAAAGAGGGCAAGACCTCGAAGCTGATCTATCTCGTCTCGTTCCCAAGCCGGGAAGCCGCCGTGAAGACCTGGAAGGAATTCGGACAAGATCCGGCATGGCAGAAAGCGAAGGCCGAAAGCGAGAAGAACGGGCCGATCGTCCAGAAAGTCGACTCGGTCTTCCTCGATCCGACCGACTACAGCGCGATCAAATAA
- a CDS encoding M3 family oligoendopeptidase: MTSTYVPEKFPPRWLPEKVELKTWEQIEPWYKKLLAIPIDTAEQLEAWLTAAGELSAAVGQEGVARYVAMTCQTDDPDREAAYLSFVRDVEPKLKPYLNEVRNRYLDAPARAGLSESRYHVFNRSLENRRALYREANIPRETELAELEQQYQKTVGAMTVEFQGQERTLAQLSPFLEQTDRAVRQEAWELAARRRLADRDALDELFDKMKALRVEIAREAGFDDYVAYAFRNRERFDYTPADSIRFHEAVEKTVVPLARAIQKEQRKNLGVPSLRPWDLSVDSLGRPPLKPFDDVARLAEGAEAIFREVDPELGAQFGYLREHSLLDLANRKGKAPGGYQTTYEADRLPFIFMNAVGVDSDVRTLLHEGGHAFHTLASRGEPLAAYRESPLEFCEVASMSMELLGAKGPDPFYDQPQAERSYRKLLEGIVTILPWIATVDAFQHWLYNHPDHTRDDRRKAWRGLIERFGGEVDWSGYEDARDHSWHRQLHIFLYPFYYIEYGIAQLGALQIWKRSLTDRPGAVASYRSALALGGSKPLPQLFEAAGARFGFDEELIAPLMAAIGDELGRLAP, from the coding sequence ATGACATCGACTTACGTCCCCGAAAAATTCCCGCCCCGATGGCTGCCGGAGAAGGTCGAGCTGAAGACCTGGGAGCAGATCGAGCCCTGGTACAAGAAGCTTCTGGCGATTCCAATCGACACGGCCGAACAGCTCGAAGCGTGGCTCACGGCCGCGGGCGAGCTGTCCGCGGCCGTCGGCCAGGAAGGCGTCGCGCGGTATGTGGCGATGACCTGCCAGACCGACGACCCCGACCGCGAGGCCGCCTACCTGAGCTTCGTCCGCGACGTCGAACCGAAGCTCAAGCCCTACCTGAACGAGGTCCGCAACCGCTATCTCGACGCGCCGGCCCGCGCTGGACTCTCGGAATCGCGGTACCATGTGTTCAATCGCTCGCTCGAAAACCGCCGCGCCCTGTACCGCGAGGCCAACATTCCCCGCGAGACCGAGCTGGCCGAGCTGGAGCAGCAGTACCAGAAGACGGTCGGGGCGATGACCGTTGAATTCCAGGGTCAGGAGCGGACGCTGGCGCAGCTCTCGCCGTTCCTCGAGCAGACCGACCGCGCGGTCCGGCAAGAGGCGTGGGAGCTGGCCGCGCGACGGCGGCTCGCCGACCGCGACGCGCTCGACGAGCTGTTCGACAAGATGAAGGCCCTGCGCGTCGAGATCGCCCGCGAGGCGGGGTTCGACGACTACGTCGCTTACGCCTTCCGCAACCGCGAGCGGTTCGACTACACGCCCGCCGACTCGATCCGGTTCCACGAGGCCGTCGAGAAGACCGTGGTGCCGCTGGCCCGGGCGATCCAGAAGGAACAACGCAAGAACCTCGGCGTGCCGTCGCTGCGGCCCTGGGACCTCTCCGTCGATTCGCTGGGCCGGCCGCCGCTCAAGCCGTTCGACGACGTCGCCCGGCTCGCCGAGGGGGCCGAGGCGATCTTCCGCGAGGTCGACCCCGAGCTGGGCGCGCAGTTCGGCTACCTCCGCGAGCACAGCCTGCTCGACCTGGCCAATCGCAAGGGGAAGGCGCCCGGCGGCTACCAGACGACCTACGAGGCCGACCGGCTGCCGTTCATCTTCATGAACGCCGTTGGCGTCGACTCCGACGTCCGCACGCTGCTGCACGAGGGGGGCCACGCCTTCCACACCCTGGCGTCGCGGGGAGAACCCCTGGCCGCCTACCGCGAAAGCCCGCTCGAGTTCTGCGAGGTCGCCTCGATGAGCATGGAGCTGCTCGGCGCCAAGGGGCCCGACCCGTTCTACGACCAGCCCCAGGCCGAACGCTCGTACCGCAAGCTGCTCGAGGGGATCGTCACCATCCTCCCCTGGATCGCCACGGTCGACGCCTTCCAGCACTGGCTCTACAACCATCCGGACCATACCCGCGACGACCGCCGAAAGGCCTGGCGCGGGCTGATCGAACGGTTCGGCGGCGAGGTCGACTGGTCGGGCTATGAAGACGCGCGCGACCACTCGTGGCATCGCCAGCTCCACATCTTCCTCTACCCGTTCTATTACATCGAGTACGGCATCGCCCAGCTCGGCGCGCTCCAGATCTGGAAGCGGAGCCTGACCGACCGCCCGGGCGCGGTGGCCTCGTACCGCAGCGCCCTGGCCCTGGGAGGCTCGAAGCCCCTGCCCCAGTTGTTCGAGGCCGCCGGCGCCCGGTTCGGCTTCGACGAAGAGCTGATCGCCCCCCTGATGGCCGCGATCGGCGACGAACTGGGCCGCCTGGCGCCGTGA
- a CDS encoding sulfatase encodes MNEGRAATRRPPNLLLIVTDDQSALTLGTEGDSHGATPHLDALARQGVHFDRAYCNSPLCTPSRQSFISGKLPHATGVTRLLTRLPDDVRTLGHSLGERGYRTAAIGKMHFNGPSSHGFELRRDYPHWLKHLDRHPPSGGDLRKPWKPLIDPAPVWLNARVEDAGLPAEAMDANYFVNRSIRFMKEQPDKPFALVASFYEPHAPFHFPREWRGRYRPEQFTGPRISERERAELPKIFQDLGDADYRGIQAAYYTSVAYVDEQIGRLVRAVDDEGFGDNTLIVFLSDNGYMLGQHGRVEKHCFYEPSVRVPLIMRWPGRLPAGRRVHDLVELVDVLPTVLGLLDVPVPPGLHGIDLSGLAAGAPGARGREVVFSEYPENEEAMARSDRYKLIVGSGRRVRKDGYATETPLPGPYERLYDEQVDPDETHDVAADPRLAGVKQELLDSLSQRFISTWKGPEAIPQGLSQRETIHWCLIPRDKPNPGFPGHL; translated from the coding sequence GTGAACGAGGGTCGAGCGGCGACGAGGCGTCCACCCAACCTGCTGTTGATCGTGACCGACGACCAGTCGGCGCTCACCCTGGGGACGGAGGGAGACTCGCACGGGGCGACGCCGCATCTGGACGCCCTGGCCCGGCAAGGGGTCCACTTCGATCGGGCGTACTGCAACTCGCCGTTGTGCACGCCGAGCCGGCAGTCGTTCATCAGCGGCAAGCTGCCCCACGCCACCGGAGTTACTCGACTGCTCACCCGGCTGCCCGACGACGTGAGGACGCTCGGCCACTCGCTGGGCGAGCGCGGGTATCGGACGGCGGCGATCGGCAAGATGCACTTCAACGGCCCCTCGTCCCACGGCTTCGAGCTGCGGCGCGACTATCCCCACTGGCTGAAGCATCTCGACCGCCACCCGCCGTCCGGCGGCGACCTCCGCAAGCCCTGGAAGCCGCTGATAGACCCCGCGCCGGTGTGGCTCAACGCGCGGGTCGAGGACGCCGGTCTGCCGGCCGAGGCGATGGACGCGAACTATTTCGTCAACCGGTCGATCCGGTTCATGAAGGAGCAGCCCGACAAGCCGTTCGCGCTGGTGGCGAGCTTCTACGAGCCTCACGCGCCGTTCCATTTCCCCCGCGAGTGGCGGGGCCGTTACCGGCCCGAACAGTTCACCGGGCCGAGGATCTCGGAGCGGGAGCGGGCCGAGCTGCCGAAGATCTTCCAGGACCTCGGCGACGCCGACTATCGAGGAATCCAGGCCGCCTACTATACGTCGGTCGCGTACGTCGACGAGCAGATCGGGCGGCTGGTCCGGGCGGTCGACGACGAGGGGTTCGGCGACAACACGCTGATCGTCTTCCTGAGCGACAACGGCTACATGCTGGGCCAGCACGGACGGGTTGAGAAGCACTGCTTCTACGAGCCTTCGGTCCGCGTGCCCCTGATCATGCGGTGGCCCGGCCGTCTCCCGGCCGGACGTCGCGTCCACGACCTGGTCGAGCTGGTCGACGTCCTGCCGACGGTCCTCGGCTTGCTGGACGTCCCGGTCCCCCCCGGACTGCACGGAATCGACCTCTCGGGGCTCGCGGCGGGCGCTCCAGGCGCGCGGGGGCGGGAGGTGGTGTTCAGCGAATACCCCGAGAACGAGGAGGCGATGGCGCGTTCCGATCGTTACAAGCTGATCGTGGGCTCGGGCCGCCGCGTCCGCAAGGACGGCTACGCCACCGAAACGCCGCTGCCCGGCCCCTACGAGCGGCTCTACGACGAGCAAGTCGACCCCGACGAGACGCACGACGTGGCCGCCGATCCTCGACTGGCCGGGGTCAAGCAGGAGCTGCTCGACAGCCTCTCGCAGCGGTTCATCTCGACGTGGAAGGGGCCCGAGGCGATTCCTCAGGGCCTCTCCCAGCGCGAGACGATCCACTGGTGCCTCATCCCCCGCGACAAGCCCAACCCCGGTTTTCCAGGGCATCTGTAG
- a CDS encoding TIM barrel protein codes for MSSPTTYRFSFGPWNISTGADPFGPTVRNEMEYARKLKAYKELGFDAVQFHDDDIVPADLDWQATLRGTAEVKKILDGEGLFVEIIAPRLWEDPRTVDGAFTSNNPADRKYAIDRAKRCADLAREVGCKNYVLWLAREGTYIREAKCAKTAHARIVDAWNALLEHDKEIRIMGEAKPNEPVDHAYLPTVGHMMAIGYKTIDPSRSGVLIETAHSLLAGLDPADDMAFALFHDKLWSVHLNDQNGLKYDQDKVFGSVDLRRAFNQVWVLEKAGYGKNGECVGLDVKAMRTTTFEDSTLHLANSRTMFLRLLDIVRSVDEKQVEELRAARKYEQLEMLILNTLMGKKN; via the coding sequence ATGAGTTCGCCCACGACCTACCGTTTCTCGTTCGGCCCCTGGAACATCAGCACCGGTGCCGACCCGTTCGGACCGACCGTGCGCAACGAGATGGAATACGCGCGCAAACTGAAAGCCTATAAAGAGCTCGGCTTCGACGCGGTGCAGTTCCACGACGACGACATCGTCCCCGCCGACCTGGATTGGCAGGCCACCCTCCGCGGCACCGCCGAAGTCAAGAAGATCCTCGACGGCGAAGGGCTGTTCGTCGAGATCATCGCCCCCCGGCTCTGGGAAGACCCCCGCACGGTCGACGGCGCGTTCACCTCGAACAACCCGGCCGACCGCAAGTACGCCATCGATCGGGCCAAGCGGTGCGCCGACCTCGCCCGCGAAGTCGGCTGCAAGAACTACGTCCTCTGGCTGGCCCGCGAAGGCACCTACATCCGCGAGGCCAAGTGCGCCAAGACGGCGCACGCCCGGATCGTCGACGCCTGGAACGCGCTTCTGGAGCACGACAAGGAAATCCGCATCATGGGCGAAGCCAAGCCCAACGAGCCGGTCGACCACGCCTACCTGCCGACCGTCGGCCACATGATGGCGATCGGCTACAAGACCATCGATCCCAGCCGCTCGGGCGTCCTGATCGAGACCGCCCACTCGCTGCTGGCGGGCCTCGACCCGGCCGACGACATGGCCTTCGCCCTCTTTCACGACAAGCTCTGGAGCGTCCACCTCAACGACCAGAACGGCCTCAAGTACGACCAGGACAAGGTCTTCGGCTCGGTCGACCTGCGCCGGGCGTTCAACCAGGTCTGGGTCCTGGAAAAGGCCGGATACGGCAAGAACGGCGAATGCGTCGGCCTCGACGTCAAGGCCATGCGGACGACCACGTTCGAGGATTCGACCCTCCATCTCGCCAACTCCCGGACCATGTTCCTCCGCCTTCTCGACATCGTCCGCTCGGTCGATGAGAAGCAGGTCGAGGAGCTTCGCGCCGCCCGCAAGTACGAGCAGCTCGAAATGCTGATTCTGAATACCTTGATGGGTAAGAAGAACTGA